Proteins from a genomic interval of Sphingobacterium sp. SYP-B4668:
- a CDS encoding EamA family transporter produces the protein MQNNVTLKKSNHSAMVIAAYAVVYIVWGSTFFFIEKALHSFPPFVLGSLRFVSASLILMTYCQMKGYKLFSKKAVFDALLVGFLLLFIDMGAVIWAEQYISSGIVAIMSAAAAIWFVLLDKSKWKENFTSVPTVAGLFLGFLGVVMLFGEQLTMADDPSKRTLRILAMVAMIVGSIAWTAGSLYSKYSSKKEENENVPKEDLHVMVKTAWQMVIAGVMFSLVALFNGEYANFDYTTVATKDWWALLYLIGFGSILAFSSYIWLLQVRPATEVSTYAYVNPIVAVILAYFFTAHVVTSLQISGLVIVLVSVLLMNWNLYKNNKTVMAVRNKGFRRKSVITPKESISIKEVESEKRNPKALI, from the coding sequence ATGCAAAATAATGTTACATTAAAAAAATCGAACCACAGCGCGATGGTCATTGCAGCTTATGCTGTTGTCTATATTGTTTGGGGTTCTACCTTTTTCTTTATTGAAAAAGCACTACACAGCTTCCCACCATTTGTACTTGGGTCACTGCGATTTGTTTCTGCAAGTTTAATCCTCATGACCTATTGCCAAATGAAAGGCTATAAACTTTTTAGCAAAAAGGCTGTATTTGATGCTCTACTTGTAGGATTTTTATTGCTTTTCATTGATATGGGAGCGGTCATTTGGGCTGAACAATACATATCAAGCGGCATAGTTGCCATCATGTCGGCAGCAGCAGCCATATGGTTTGTGCTGTTAGACAAATCTAAATGGAAAGAGAATTTCACGAGTGTACCGACTGTGGCAGGTCTATTCTTAGGTTTTTTGGGTGTGGTGATGCTTTTTGGGGAACAGCTGACAATGGCAGACGACCCGTCAAAAAGAACGCTTCGTATCTTGGCTATGGTAGCTATGATTGTAGGTTCTATTGCTTGGACGGCAGGTTCGCTGTATTCCAAATACAGCTCAAAAAAAGAAGAAAACGAAAATGTGCCGAAGGAGGATTTACATGTCATGGTCAAGACTGCGTGGCAAATGGTAATCGCAGGTGTCATGTTTAGTCTTGTCGCACTCTTTAATGGTGAATATGCCAACTTTGATTATACGACCGTGGCGACTAAAGATTGGTGGGCACTGTTATATTTGATTGGCTTTGGCTCTATCCTAGCTTTCAGCTCGTATATCTGGCTGCTACAGGTAAGACCTGCAACGGAAGTGAGTACATATGCATACGTCAATCCAATCGTAGCTGTAATACTCGCGTACTTTTTCACTGCCCATGTGGTCACGAGCCTTCAAATATCCGGGTTAGTCATTGTACTGGTAAGTGTACTGCTTATGAACTGGAATTTGTATAAAAACAATAAAACAGTAATGGCCGTACGGAATAAG
- a CDS encoding Lrp/AsnC family transcriptional regulator, which yields MAKVEYNLDQIDLQILRIMQDNARTNNADIARELGMAPSAILERVKKLEQKNIILEYNAKINPAAVDQKLLSFIFIKANDIIGEQGVGFLLAEIPEVQEVHDIAGDDGYLIKVRTNDSAGLVDLMRNTFSKIDGIISTRTTIVLQTVKEQQKIVIPE from the coding sequence ATGGCAAAAGTAGAATATAATTTAGATCAAATAGACTTGCAAATCTTACGTATTATGCAAGACAATGCACGCACCAATAACGCAGATATCGCGAGAGAATTGGGCATGGCCCCTTCTGCAATTTTGGAACGAGTCAAAAAATTGGAACAAAAAAACATTATTCTGGAGTATAATGCAAAAATCAATCCAGCTGCTGTAGATCAAAAGTTATTGTCTTTTATTTTCATTAAGGCTAATGATATCATAGGCGAACAGGGAGTTGGATTTCTTTTGGCTGAAATCCCCGAAGTCCAAGAAGTACATGATATCGCAGGTGATGACGGCTACCTTATCAAGGTAAGAACCAATGACTCCGCAGGTCTCGTCGACTTGATGCGTAATACGTTTTCAAAAATTGATGGAATTATCTCTACTCGCACCACTATTGTATTACAGACAGTTAAGGAACAACAGAAAATTGTTATTCCAGAGTAA